In Chryseobacterium shigense, the following proteins share a genomic window:
- a CDS encoding SDR family oxidoreductase, which translates to MNIELFSKNALVGAATQGIGAGIALELAKCGANVTVMARNETKLKEIVSLLPVINSGQKHEYLVADFSDFEEYRKIITEYFSHHSIDILVNNTNGPEPGLALDKNVDDYQKAFDLLFKTVCETTLLALPHMIKQKNGRIINVSSLSVKEPINNLSLSNSIRSAVIAWAKTLSNEVAQHQVTVNNILTGYFDTERIQNLIRHESQQTGKSQEEIKKARENKIPMKRLGKTEEYGHLAAFLASEYSAYLTGTSIPLDGGLNNTY; encoded by the coding sequence ATGAATATTGAACTTTTTTCAAAAAATGCTTTAGTAGGAGCAGCTACCCAGGGCATAGGAGCAGGAATAGCCTTAGAACTTGCAAAATGCGGTGCGAACGTAACAGTAATGGCGCGCAATGAAACAAAACTTAAAGAGATCGTGTCTTTGCTGCCTGTCATCAATTCCGGTCAGAAGCATGAGTATCTGGTCGCAGATTTTTCCGATTTCGAAGAATACAGGAAAATTATTACTGAATATTTCAGCCATCATTCCATAGATATCCTGGTTAACAATACCAATGGCCCGGAACCCGGCTTAGCACTTGATAAAAATGTGGATGATTATCAAAAGGCATTCGATCTGCTTTTTAAAACGGTTTGTGAAACAACATTATTGGCCCTGCCTCATATGATCAAACAGAAAAACGGGCGTATTATTAATGTTTCTTCACTGTCTGTAAAAGAACCGATCAATAATTTATCCCTTTCAAATTCTATCCGTTCGGCAGTGATTGCATGGGCCAAAACTTTATCCAATGAAGTGGCACAACATCAGGTGACGGTTAATAATATTCTTACGGGGTATTTTGATACGGAACGTATTCAGAATCTCATCCGCCACGAATCACAGCAGACCGGTAAATCTCAGGAGGAAATAAAAAAAGCAAGGGAAAATAAAATTCCGATGAAGAGATTGGGTAAAACTGAAGAGTACGGTCATCTGGCAGCGTTTTTAGCATCAGAATATTCGGCCTATCTTACCGGAACAAGTATTCCTTTAGATGGCGGATTGAATAATACTTATTAA
- a CDS encoding helix-turn-helix domain-containing protein: MKNTVKVLREEKNMTQTELAERSGISLRTIQRIEAGNIPRGFTLKAIAQTLETEPENLISTSEEIFTVDRAKLINLSALSGLVIPFGGVIFPLILTYRTKDPFNKELGKNIVGVQIILAVIVSVLMIVSPFIQKALSVKTPLFLMFLIAFLCIKLLVIIKNGICLNRKNDLCIKLKTSFL; this comes from the coding sequence ATGAAAAACACGGTTAAAGTTTTAAGAGAAGAAAAGAATATGACCCAGACTGAGCTTGCTGAAAGATCTGGTATTTCTTTACGCACCATTCAGCGTATTGAGGCAGGAAATATTCCCAGAGGATTTACCCTGAAGGCTATTGCCCAAACTTTAGAGACAGAACCGGAAAATCTGATTTCCACAAGCGAAGAAATCTTCACAGTTGATAGGGCTAAATTAATTAATCTTTCTGCTTTGTCAGGACTTGTTATACCATTTGGAGGCGTTATATTTCCACTGATTTTAACTTACAGAACCAAAGATCCGTTCAATAAGGAACTTGGAAAAAACATTGTAGGTGTTCAGATTATTCTGGCCGTTATAGTTTCTGTTTTAATGATCGTAAGTCCGTTTATTCAAAAAGCATTGTCTGTAAAAACTCCTCTTTTTCTGATGTTTTTAATTGCATTTCTTTGTATCAAATTACTGGTTATTATCAAAAACGGAATATGTTTGAATAGAAAAAATGATTTATGTATTAAATTGAAAACCAGTTTTTTATAA
- a CDS encoding response regulator produces MMNKKILIVDDDPRNIFALKLTLKSRGYQIESCINAQVAFQILKENQIDIVLMDMMMPEMDGYEAVKMIRNTPSISQIPVIAVTAQAMPEDRQKCLDAGAQDYVSKPIDVDQLIAAIEKLS; encoded by the coding sequence ATGATGAATAAGAAAATTTTAATTGTGGACGATGATCCACGGAATATATTTGCACTTAAGCTTACACTGAAATCCCGCGGATATCAGATTGAAAGTTGCATAAACGCTCAGGTAGCCTTTCAGATATTAAAAGAAAACCAGATAGACATTGTCCTGATGGATATGATGATGCCTGAAATGGATGGGTATGAAGCTGTAAAGATGATCAGAAATACCCCGTCTATCAGTCAGATTCCCGTAATTGCCGTTACAGCACAGGCCATGCCGGAAGATCGCCAGAAATGCCTTGATGCCGGAGCACAGGATTATGTATCGAAACCAATTGATGTAGACCAGTTAATTGCTGCCATAGAAAAGCTTTCATAA
- a CDS encoding cytochrome-c peroxidase, with protein MKNVLSWILITFLIISLLNNCFSNSTQREIREKSSFLAELRKLYSSGDPSKWPKPILDPEARPYFSEIGHLPETRFPPDNPYSEDKVLLGKTLFYDPRLSKSDQIACASCHDPELGWCDNRTFSFGHDRQLGTRNAMSILNVSNAHSLFWDGRAASLEDQSEMPIRDEREMNGHIDLAAGKIAKIKGYEALFEKAFGDRTVSKDRISKAIATFERTIKSGTSRFDQFIDGKADIYSDDELMGLHLFRTKAQCMNCHNSGYFSNNRFENVGTSLLGSKEEDLGRYLVTKKTEDAGKFRVPGLREVSRTGPWMHNGSMTTLTEVIQFYSRGNPEHSQKRSTVHQGITLTSEKSGFVRLLDLTDEEITQLEAFLRTLSTKPERVLPPALPQ; from the coding sequence ATGAAGAATGTCCTGAGCTGGATATTAATTACATTTCTTATCATTTCTCTTTTGAATAACTGTTTCAGTAACAGTACTCAAAGAGAGATCAGAGAAAAATCCTCATTCCTTGCTGAACTGAGGAAATTATATTCTTCCGGAGACCCTTCAAAATGGCCCAAACCGATTCTGGATCCCGAAGCCCGGCCTTATTTTTCCGAAATAGGGCATTTGCCGGAAACCCGGTTTCCTCCGGACAATCCTTATTCGGAAGACAAAGTATTGCTGGGAAAAACACTTTTTTACGATCCGAGGCTTTCAAAATCCGATCAGATCGCATGTGCCTCCTGCCATGATCCCGAGCTTGGATGGTGTGATAACCGGACTTTTTCTTTCGGGCACGACAGGCAGCTGGGTACAAGAAATGCAATGAGCATCCTGAATGTATCCAATGCGCATTCCTTATTCTGGGATGGCAGGGCTGCCTCTCTTGAAGACCAGTCGGAAATGCCTATCAGGGATGAAAGAGAAATGAACGGGCACATTGATCTCGCTGCCGGGAAAATTGCTAAGATTAAAGGATATGAGGCATTATTTGAAAAAGCATTTGGAGATAGAACAGTTTCAAAAGACCGGATTTCCAAAGCGATAGCCACTTTTGAAAGAACAATTAAAAGCGGAACATCCAGATTTGATCAGTTTATAGACGGAAAAGCAGACATTTATTCTGATGATGAGCTGATGGGACTTCATCTTTTCCGTACCAAAGCCCAGTGCATGAACTGCCATAATTCCGGTTATTTTTCCAACAACCGGTTTGAAAATGTGGGAACTTCTTTATTAGGTTCAAAAGAAGAAGATCTTGGAAGATATCTGGTTACCAAAAAAACAGAAGATGCCGGAAAATTTCGTGTACCCGGGCTGCGTGAAGTATCAAGAACAGGTCCGTGGATGCATAACGGTTCTATGACGACACTTACGGAAGTCATCCAGTTTTACAGCAGAGGAAATCCTGAACATTCTCAAAAACGGTCAACGGTTCATCAGGGAATAACGCTTACTTCCGAAAAATCAGGTTTTGTAAGGTTGTTGGATCTCACTGATGAAGAAATTACCCAGCTGGAAGCATTTCTTCGTACTTTGTCTACAAAACCGGAAAGGGTGTTGCCGCCTGCATTGCCACAGTAA
- a CDS encoding response regulator, which yields MPKKIIRNLQFGVGLSLLILIASSVASYVSIQKQMDHRESLSKSRRSITAVKDVLVALLDAETGNRGYQLTGRETFLEPYNRSLNEYGQAIERAKALDISDKKQLERLHALEENVKNNVDNLKQFVQNRKKGIVMTQEQILMSKTYMDKCRRIVRDFVQYEESQLEIKNRDLNRSSGTTVIFIIVSAIAAVVVTVFFYIKLRADLIRRENLEKQLRAKDLEISKRVSAIREIANRVANGDYSQKAVDNSQDDLGDLADSLNHMTDSLKKSFDKINKSDWRQKGLALLNESLVGNKSVKEASDESLNQLVSYGKCINGALYLFDEGILKLSTAFGLENTMKKTFEPGEGMVGQAFTSEKIQAYNNLNEDDFTVSFASSKIKINGILLVPVHADGHCIGIFELGSVSDFDEDRISYFAECSRNIGIALNAAKGREKEQQLLEETQAQSEELQVQHSELENLNTELEAQTQKLQASEEELKVQQEELMQANAELEERSRMLEEKNHLIAERNSEIQKKVEELALSTKYKSEFLANMSHELRTPLNSILLLSRLMAENPDENLNEDQIESAKVIQSSGSSLLTLIDEILDLAKIESGKMSLEYQDVIINDVVTDLKNLFNPVIQEKKIKFDVHIDGNVEKTIETDRLRVDQVLRNLLSNALKFTTEGSINLNITKDPKNNSFIIFTVKDTGIGIPEEKQAIIFEAFQQADGSTRRRFGGTGLGLSISREIARLLGGELTLKSKVNEGSEFSLVIPVTAVSEIVQPENDQHLVDVIRGDVEEIQNILEDTESPDVPVEILPIPEAIEDDRDEITAQDKVILIVEDDIHFAKALLKYARMNRYKGVVVVRGDYALSAAVQYHPQAILLDVQLPVKDGWQVMDELKSNAVTRHIPVHMMSVLQLEKESLMKGAIDFINKPMALDKMTDVFRKIEEALQKSPQKVLIVENNAKHASALAYYLSNFNISLSVENNVEDSVKALTSHVDCVILEASKANEYQVIESIKSYEGLENLPIIIFTEHSLSKSEELKIKQYADSIVVKTAHSYERILDEVGLFLHLVEEKNNSVETARNKVLGSLTEVLSGKKILITDDDVRNIFSLTKALEKYKVEVVVAMDGKHALEQIKEHKDIDVILMDMMMPEMDGYETIREIRKMPAFTRLPIIAITAKSMIGDREKCIVAGASDYISKPVDIDQLLSLLRVWLYES from the coding sequence ATGCCGAAAAAAATAATCAGAAACCTTCAGTTTGGAGTCGGTTTATCTTTACTGATCCTTATTGCTAGTTCAGTGGCTTCCTATGTGAGCATACAAAAGCAAATGGACCACCGTGAAAGCCTCTCCAAAAGCCGGCGGTCAATAACAGCAGTAAAAGATGTTCTTGTTGCCTTACTGGATGCAGAAACAGGAAACAGAGGTTATCAGCTTACAGGAAGAGAAACCTTTCTGGAACCCTATAACCGGAGCTTAAACGAATATGGGCAGGCTATAGAACGGGCAAAAGCTTTGGATATATCAGATAAAAAACAGCTTGAGCGTTTACATGCCCTGGAAGAAAATGTTAAAAATAACGTTGATAATTTAAAGCAGTTTGTTCAGAACAGGAAGAAAGGTATTGTTATGACGCAGGAGCAGATCCTGATGAGCAAAACTTATATGGACAAATGCCGCAGGATCGTCCGGGATTTTGTACAGTACGAAGAAAGCCAGCTGGAAATCAAAAACAGAGACCTTAACCGTTCGTCAGGTACAACCGTCATATTCATTATCGTTTCGGCAATTGCTGCGGTAGTGGTTACCGTCTTTTTTTATATCAAACTGAGGGCAGATCTTATCCGAAGGGAAAACTTGGAAAAACAACTAAGAGCAAAAGACCTGGAGATAAGCAAACGTGTAAGCGCTATCAGGGAGATTGCAAACAGGGTTGCCAATGGTGATTACAGCCAGAAAGCGGTAGATAATTCACAGGATGATCTCGGTGATCTGGCAGATTCACTCAATCATATGACCGATTCACTGAAAAAATCCTTCGATAAGATCAATAAAAGTGACTGGCGCCAGAAAGGACTTGCTTTGCTCAATGAATCCCTGGTAGGAAACAAGTCAGTAAAAGAGGCTTCAGATGAATCTTTAAACCAGCTTGTAAGCTATGGTAAATGTATCAATGGCGCTTTATATCTTTTTGATGAAGGAATACTTAAGCTAAGTACAGCTTTCGGTCTGGAAAACACCATGAAAAAGACTTTCGAACCGGGCGAAGGAATGGTTGGTCAGGCTTTTACCAGCGAGAAAATACAGGCCTACAATAACCTCAATGAAGATGATTTCACCGTAAGCTTTGCAAGCAGTAAAATAAAAATTAACGGAATACTTCTGGTTCCGGTTCATGCAGACGGTCACTGTATCGGGATATTCGAATTAGGATCTGTCTCAGACTTTGATGAAGACAGAATTAGTTATTTTGCCGAATGCAGCCGCAACATAGGAATTGCTTTAAATGCAGCAAAAGGCCGTGAAAAAGAACAGCAGTTACTTGAAGAAACCCAGGCCCAGTCAGAAGAGCTGCAGGTACAGCATTCCGAGCTGGAAAACCTGAATACAGAACTGGAAGCTCAAACCCAAAAACTGCAGGCCTCCGAAGAAGAACTGAAAGTACAGCAGGAAGAGCTGATGCAGGCCAATGCCGAACTGGAAGAACGTTCAAGAATGCTCGAAGAGAAAAATCACCTCATTGCAGAAAGAAACAGTGAGATCCAGAAAAAAGTGGAAGAACTCGCTCTCAGTACAAAATATAAATCCGAGTTCCTTGCCAACATGTCTCATGAGCTGAGAACACCATTAAATTCAATCCTTCTCCTTTCAAGATTAATGGCTGAAAATCCCGATGAAAATCTGAATGAAGACCAGATAGAATCTGCAAAAGTTATTCAAAGTTCAGGAAGCAGCCTGCTTACCCTTATTGATGAAATCCTGGATCTGGCCAAAATAGAATCAGGGAAAATGTCCCTTGAATATCAGGACGTTATTATAAATGATGTAGTAACAGACCTGAAAAACCTCTTCAATCCGGTAATTCAGGAAAAGAAAATTAAATTTGATGTACATATAGACGGGAATGTTGAAAAAACAATTGAAACCGACAGACTTCGAGTAGACCAGGTACTCCGCAACCTTTTATCCAACGCTTTAAAATTTACCACAGAAGGAAGCATTAATCTGAACATAACGAAAGATCCTAAAAATAACAGTTTCATTATCTTCACAGTAAAAGATACAGGAATAGGAATTCCGGAAGAAAAACAGGCTATTATTTTTGAAGCATTCCAGCAGGCTGACGGATCTACACGCCGTAGATTTGGCGGAACCGGTTTAGGACTGTCCATAAGCCGTGAAATTGCAAGACTGCTTGGAGGAGAATTAACCCTGAAAAGTAAAGTGAACGAAGGCAGTGAATTCAGTTTGGTTATTCCCGTAACTGCCGTATCCGAAATAGTTCAGCCTGAAAATGATCAGCATCTGGTAGACGTTATCCGTGGCGATGTTGAAGAAATTCAGAATATATTGGAAGATACAGAATCACCAGATGTTCCTGTTGAAATATTACCGATTCCTGAAGCCATAGAAGATGACCGCGATGAAATTACCGCACAGGATAAAGTAATTCTAATTGTTGAAGACGATATTCACTTTGCAAAAGCTTTGCTTAAGTACGCCCGAATGAACCGGTACAAAGGAGTAGTGGTTGTAAGAGGAGACTATGCATTATCCGCAGCAGTTCAGTATCATCCGCAGGCTATTCTGCTTGATGTTCAGTTACCTGTGAAAGATGGCTGGCAGGTGATGGATGAATTAAAATCAAACGCTGTAACCCGGCATATTCCGGTGCATATGATGTCCGTACTGCAGCTGGAAAAAGAAAGCTTAATGAAAGGTGCCATTGATTTTATTAATAAACCGATGGCTCTCGATAAAATGACCGATGTTTTCAGGAAGATCGAAGAAGCCCTTCAAAAGTCTCCGCAAAAAGTTTTAATTGTAGAGAACAATGCAAAACATGCCAGCGCTTTGGCCTATTATCTGAGTAACTTCAATATTTCTTTATCAGTGGAAAATAATGTGGAAGACAGTGTAAAAGCTTTGACTTCCCATGTAGACTGTGTCATCCTGGAAGCCTCAAAAGCTAATGAATACCAGGTGATTGAATCCATTAAAAGTTATGAAGGATTGGAAAACCTGCCCATTATTATTTTTACAGAGCACAGTTTATCCAAATCAGAAGAGCTTAAAATCAAGCAATACGCTGATTCCATTGTGGTAAAAACTGCCCATTCTTATGAAAGGATTTTAGATGAGGTAGGATTATTCTTACATTTGGTGGAAGAAAAAAATAATTCTGTTGAAACAGCACGCAATAAAGTTTTAGGATCTCTCACCGAAGTCCTGAGCGGTAAAAAAATACTGATTACCGATGATGACGTCCGCAATATTTTCTCTTTGACCAAAGCCCTGGAAAAATACAAAGTGGAAGTAGTAGTTGCTATGGACGGAAAACATGCCCTGGAACAGATAAAAGAACATAAAGATATAGACGTTATCCTAATGGATATGATGATGCCTGAGATGGATGGCTACGAAACCATAAGAGAAATCCGGAAAATGCCCGCTTTTACCAGGCTTCCGATTATTGCCATCACTGCAAAATCCATGATCGGGGACCGCGAAAAATGCATCGTGGCAGGAGCTTCAGATTATATTTCGAAACCTGTGGATATCGATCAGTTATTATCCCTGCTTCGTGTCTGGTTATATGAAAGTTAA
- a CDS encoding chemotaxis protein CheB — protein sequence MEAKDTKTELVVIGGSAGSLQVILEMLKKLKTELDFPVVLVLHRKAYSTNILQTLLQQFISIEVVEVDDKTEVQNNKVYVAPADYHLLFENKTMMSLDFSEKMNYSRPSIDVTFKSASEVYGENLVGVLLSGANADGVEGLGFIKANKGKVWIQEPDTAEVDYMPKHALQEVAHDLIIQPDNLADYINQL from the coding sequence ATGGAAGCAAAGGATACAAAAACAGAATTAGTAGTGATAGGAGGATCTGCGGGAAGCCTGCAGGTCATTCTTGAAATGCTGAAAAAATTAAAAACAGAGCTGGATTTTCCTGTTGTTCTGGTGCTGCACCGTAAGGCATATTCAACCAATATTCTGCAAACGCTATTGCAGCAGTTCATCTCCATTGAGGTGGTGGAGGTTGATGATAAAACTGAAGTTCAGAACAATAAAGTATATGTAGCCCCGGCAGATTATCACCTGCTGTTCGAAAACAAAACCATGATGTCGCTGGATTTTTCGGAAAAAATGAATTATTCGAGGCCGTCTATTGATGTTACTTTCAAATCTGCTTCCGAAGTATATGGAGAAAACCTAGTGGGAGTTCTGCTGTCAGGAGCCAATGCCGATGGAGTGGAGGGGCTTGGATTTATTAAAGCCAATAAAGGAAAAGTATGGATACAGGAACCGGATACGGCAGAAGTAGATTATATGCCTAAACATGCCCTGCAGGAAGTAGCCCATGATCTGATCATTCAACCGGATAATCTGGCAGATTATATCAATCAATTATAA
- a CDS encoding response regulator, whose product MILIVDDNQSNLYSLKKLLESKDFQVDTAGSGEEALGKAIKNNYALIILDVQMPGMDGFEVAETLADYSKTKEVPIIFLSAVNTEKKFITRGYASGGKDYVTKPVDPEILLLKVKTFYNLHEQNLAMKKTQQSLELEVKGRRESQVTMKSRIDHLQLMLESLPQIAFTLNEDGNIEFVNYKWYQYSDTDVDFPEVHPDDHNIREEFERCRKRNRALELEVRIKKVDSGEYRYHLLRVTPVNDGNIIKNWIGTFTDIDDQKKIEKEKDEFLSIASHELKTPLTSIKAYVQLLDRKLKLDKQSAEAGFMIKVQDQIEKLNTLITDLLDVSKIENGKLKINRKPTSLENVISNAVETIIQTHDENKVKIKRHGIKPDILIPLDEIRIEQVLINFLTNAIKYSPQNNQVIVTTFVDEEKQEVKVNVTDFGIGIPDFKQDAVFRKFYRVEESSLQFQGMGIGLFICSEIIKQHHGTIGVSSKIDEGSTFYFTLPLN is encoded by the coding sequence ATGATCTTAATTGTTGATGATAACCAAAGCAATCTTTACTCACTGAAAAAACTGCTGGAATCTAAAGACTTTCAGGTAGATACAGCCGGTTCCGGAGAAGAAGCATTAGGAAAAGCCATAAAAAATAATTATGCACTGATTATTTTGGATGTACAGATGCCGGGTATGGATGGATTCGAAGTAGCGGAAACATTAGCAGACTACAGCAAAACAAAAGAAGTTCCCATTATATTTTTATCCGCAGTAAATACCGAAAAGAAATTTATAACCCGTGGATATGCCTCAGGAGGAAAAGACTATGTTACCAAACCCGTAGACCCTGAAATTTTACTGCTTAAAGTTAAAACATTCTATAATCTTCATGAGCAGAATCTGGCGATGAAAAAGACCCAGCAGAGTTTAGAACTTGAAGTCAAAGGCAGACGTGAATCCCAGGTGACCATGAAATCCCGGATCGATCATCTGCAGTTAATGCTCGAATCATTGCCGCAGATTGCATTTACACTCAATGAAGATGGAAACATAGAGTTTGTTAATTACAAATGGTATCAGTATTCAGATACGGATGTGGATTTTCCAGAAGTACATCCTGATGACCATAATATCAGGGAAGAATTCGAGCGTTGCAGAAAAAGAAACAGAGCCCTTGAGCTTGAGGTCAGAATAAAAAAAGTGGATTCAGGAGAATACAGGTATCATCTTCTGCGCGTAACACCGGTGAATGATGGGAATATAATAAAAAACTGGATTGGAACATTTACCGATATTGATGACCAGAAAAAAATTGAAAAAGAAAAAGACGAATTCCTGAGTATTGCCAGCCACGAACTGAAAACACCTTTAACAAGCATAAAAGCCTATGTTCAGTTGCTGGACCGCAAACTAAAACTGGATAAGCAAAGTGCCGAAGCCGGTTTTATGATTAAAGTTCAGGACCAGATAGAAAAACTCAATACCCTGATTACCGATCTGCTAGATGTTTCCAAAATAGAAAACGGGAAGCTTAAAATCAACAGGAAGCCGACCAGTCTTGAAAATGTTATCAGCAATGCCGTTGAAACCATTATTCAGACCCATGATGAAAATAAAGTTAAAATAAAACGTCATGGTATAAAACCGGATATTCTTATTCCTTTGGATGAAATACGCATAGAACAGGTTCTGATCAATTTCCTGACCAATGCCATTAAATATTCTCCCCAGAATAATCAGGTTATCGTTACCACTTTTGTAGACGAAGAAAAACAGGAAGTAAAAGTGAATGTCACTGACTTCGGAATAGGAATCCCAGACTTCAAGCAGGACGCTGTTTTCCGTAAATTTTACCGTGTGGAAGAATCCTCCCTGCAATTTCAGGGGATGGGAATCGGGCTGTTTATCTGCTCGGAAATTATCAAGCAGCACCACGGAACCATTGGAGTATCCAGTAAAATAGACGAAGGCTCTACATTCTATTTCACCTTACCTTTAAACTAA
- a CDS encoding response regulator: MSTKKILIFDDDTTILEVITIIFEENGYQVEISETSHDILDKVSKFNPDVILMDNWIPKIGGVQATQLLKSHEEFRSIPVIYVTANNDIVRLAEEAQADDYVAKPFNLDDLEEKVAKYLQK; this comes from the coding sequence ATGAGTACAAAGAAGATTTTGATTTTTGATGATGACACAACTATTCTGGAGGTAATTACCATCATTTTTGAGGAGAATGGGTATCAGGTTGAAATTTCGGAAACATCTCATGATATTTTGGACAAAGTATCCAAATTTAACCCGGATGTTATTCTTATGGATAACTGGATTCCAAAGATTGGAGGGGTACAGGCAACCCAGCTTTTAAAAAGCCATGAAGAATTCCGGTCAATTCCGGTTATTTATGTAACGGCCAATAATGACATCGTTAGGCTGGCGGAAGAAGCACAGGCTGATGATTATGTGGCAAAACCATTTAACCTTGATGATCTGGAAGAAAAAGTAGCTAAATATTTACAGAAATAA
- the mug gene encoding G/U mismatch-specific DNA glycosylase: MLKDIIAKNLTVIFCGINPGLKSAEDGHHFSGKSNRFWKVLHQAGFTPFQIEAVNDINILNFGYGLTTAVARATSRADELSKNEFDDSLEVFTAKMKEFQPKYIVFLGKAAYKAFFKKKEISWGRQAEDFCGSGVWVLPNTSGLNRGFTLDDLVDFYSQLYGETQQS, translated from the coding sequence ATGTTAAAAGACATTATTGCCAAAAATCTAACGGTTATCTTTTGTGGAATTAATCCCGGTTTAAAATCTGCTGAAGACGGGCACCATTTCTCAGGAAAGAGCAACCGGTTTTGGAAAGTTCTTCATCAGGCAGGTTTTACGCCTTTCCAAATTGAGGCTGTAAACGATATAAATATTTTAAATTTTGGATATGGGCTCACCACTGCCGTAGCAAGGGCAACCTCCCGTGCTGATGAACTTTCAAAAAATGAATTTGATGATTCCCTTGAAGTTTTCACAGCAAAAATGAAAGAATTTCAACCGAAATATATTGTGTTTCTTGGTAAAGCAGCTTATAAAGCGTTTTTCAAAAAAAAGGAAATTTCATGGGGCAGGCAGGCCGAAGATTTTTGTGGTTCCGGGGTTTGGGTTTTACCTAATACAAGTGGCCTTAACCGGGGTTTTACCCTTGATGACCTGGTAGATTTTTATAGCCAGCTTTATGGGGAAACTCAACAATCCTGA
- a CDS encoding CheR family methyltransferase has protein sequence MLEPSIIKDEEVEYLIKDVYEMYGYDFSEYSRASFKRRVNRICLIDRFTSFAELRYTIINDPEYLKRFVEEITVNVTEMFRDPHFFKTLREKILPQLGTYPLIRIWVAGCSTGEEAYSIAILLKEANLYHKSLIYGTDLNPSVLETARSGVFPLQQMKTYSENYILSGGKKDFSDYYTANYDSVRFDKSLQEKLILSTHNLVSDSSFNSFQLIICRNVMIYFDRALQERVFQLFDNSLENLGYLALGAKETLRFSKLDRNYHQVEDQRIWKKAEHM, from the coding sequence ATGTTAGAGCCGAGCATTATAAAAGATGAAGAAGTAGAATACCTCATAAAAGATGTTTATGAGATGTACGGCTATGATTTTTCTGAGTACAGCAGGGCGTCCTTTAAACGCCGGGTAAACCGCATCTGCCTGATTGACAGGTTTACCAGCTTTGCAGAACTTAGATATACCATTATCAATGATCCGGAATATCTGAAACGCTTTGTAGAAGAAATAACAGTAAATGTCACAGAAATGTTCCGCGATCCGCATTTTTTCAAAACCCTCAGGGAAAAGATTCTGCCACAGCTGGGAACCTATCCGCTGATCAGGATCTGGGTGGCAGGCTGTTCTACCGGCGAGGAAGCCTATTCAATAGCTATATTGCTTAAAGAAGCCAATCTGTACCATAAATCACTGATATACGGCACAGATCTGAATCCATCCGTGCTGGAAACCGCCCGTTCAGGAGTTTTTCCGTTGCAGCAGATGAAAACCTATTCTGAGAATTATATCTTATCCGGAGGCAAAAAAGATTTCTCAGATTATTATACAGCCAATTATGACAGTGTAAGATTTGATAAGAGCTTGCAGGAAAAACTGATTTTATCTACCCATAACCTGGTTTCTGACAGTTCTTTCAACAGTTTCCAGCTGATTATCTGCAGAAATGTAATGATTTATTTTGATCGAGCGTTGCAGGAACGCGTCTTTCAACTTTTTGATAACAGCCTTGAAAACCTGGGCTATCTGGCACTGGGAGCAAAAGAAACCCTCAGATTTTCCAAACTGGACAGGAATTATCATCAGGTAGAAGATCAGCGAATCTGGAAGAAGGCGGAGCATATGTAA